The genome window aacacacacacacacactcagtgatacaGATATGTAGCGAATACTGTGGGGGTTTTGGACTCGATGGCTATCCATAAACAGGAGACCACACCTGGGGCGCGCTGTCGGAGATCCCAGTGACGTCACTCAGGGCGGTTACCTGCAGCTCAGGTGGGTGGAGGTGCAGGCGCGCGCTGTCGGGCTCCTCAGCATCATTGCGGAGTgatggagctgaggaggatcatcgGCCAGTGCGCGCCGCTCTTCTTCATGGCGCTCTTCTTTGACCTGACGGGCTTCATCGTGCTGCTGGTGGGTCTGTCAGGGGCCCCGCACATCGGGGGCCGCGGCTACGGGGATTTCCTGGCGCTCACCGGCGCCATCCTCATGTTCTTCGGCGTGGGCATGTGGGTGATGTGGCACGCGGGGAACATCGGGGAGGACGGGAAGCGCAG of Neoarius graeffei isolate fNeoGra1 chromosome 22, fNeoGra1.pri, whole genome shotgun sequence contains these proteins:
- the LOC132870357 gene encoding transmembrane protein 238-like; its protein translation is MELRRIIGQCAPLFFMALFFDLTGFIVLLVGLSGAPHIGGRGYGDFLALTGAILMFFGVGMWVMWHAGNIGEDGKRSDLGRLARRLTERLGSLRGPGGKGEEEEEEQEEEEEEEEKKEKDGGKSEENAAYINEAYEPTDTETV